Proteins from one Triticum aestivum cultivar Chinese Spring chromosome 7A, IWGSC CS RefSeq v2.1, whole genome shotgun sequence genomic window:
- the LOC123151040 gene encoding DNA-directed RNA polymerase III subunit RPC8, giving the protein MFVLSQIEHNLPMPPHLLNRPLVDAIKAELERLFLDKVVANLGLCVSVYDILAVEGGFIFPGEGCSTYKVSFRLLMFRPFIGEVLVGKISGYDEKGLQVSLDFFTDICIPGHLMQFGTVRGEDGRWALKTEDGDELHLDIDDEIRFLASSIKYPPIPVEQKEDDKPFAPMQINGSIKGDGLGLLAWWAAVEGEEEEQGEGDGEGEEEQEQ; this is encoded by the exons ATGTTTGTTCTGAGCCAGATCGAGCACAACCTGCCCATGCCTCCGCACTTGCTGAATCGCCCTCTCGTTGACGCCATCAAGGCCGAGCTTGAGAGGCTCTTCCTGGATAAG GTGGTTGCAAATCTCGGTCTCTGCGTGTCCGTCTATGACATCCTTGCCGTTGAAGGTGGATTCATCTTTCCTGGAGAGGGCTGCTCGACGTATAAA GTTTCCTTTAGGTTATTGATGTTTAGGCCCTTTATTGGGGAGGTTCTTGTTGGGAAGATCAGCGGATATGATGAGAAGGGATTGCAAG TTTCACTTGATTTTTTCACCGATATATGCATCCCGGGACACTTGATGCAGTTTGGCACAGTGAG GGGGGAAGATGGTAGGTGGGCGTTGAAGACTGAAGATGGTGATGAACTTCATCTTGACATTGATGATGAG ATACGATTCTTGGCATCTAGCATAAAATACCCACCTATACCAGTTGAGCAAAAGGAGGATGACAAGCCATTTGCTCCAATGCAGATCAAT GGGAGTATTAAAGGAgatggtcttggccttcttgcttgGTGGGCGGCAGTAGAGGGCGAGGAAGAGGAACAGGGTGAGGGAGATGGTGAGGGTGaggaagagcaagagcaatag